DNA sequence from the Excalfactoria chinensis isolate bCotChi1 chromosome 7, bCotChi1.hap2, whole genome shotgun sequence genome:
TCAAGTGATTGTTCTTAACCCACAAAAGCTCTCAGCTTGACTAAAAGGCCAACTGCAAGAGTCTTCATGAGAGCTGTGAGGTGTAGAAGAAAACCTGACATCAGTAGGGTCAGTTTTACACAACTCATCCATACCTCTTTGGGTGTTTTGTGAGCCGcacaaagaaaaatccattGTTCGGTTGCTGTCATCTGAGTGCACGTGTCTGGGTGACATTCACTCTGTTAAAGCAATTGCTCAGTTacaaaaaaacagtttcacttacccaacagcaaaaaaaaatcagatggtCTTTTCAAATCACTGCCTTGTCCTGCCCACCACCAGAGAGAGTTATTTGCTCAAAGTCTTTAAAACCCCAAAATATCTCCTACCTGAAGCCACTGCTTAAACACACACGTATAAATTCAGCAGCAAGCTCTACAGACTGCATCGAGTCTCTTCCCCAACAcaatataaaaattattaagATTTACCTGAAGCTTGACAGCGAGTCCATTGAGCTCAAGGCAGAATTGTCTACAAAGGAATTTGAACACAGCAGCATCAAAATCAAgccatttgttttcatactGAATATactaaatagaaacaaaacGATACATTTTGATCTTCTTAACAGATATTAAtggtttttctttgaaatgtctgttgtaaagtggaaaaaaaagaacaaaacccatCAGACTTGAAGAATACCATCACATAATGTCAGCCAACGTGATGCTTGAAAAAATCCTATGTGCAACTTCCAAGAATCTCGGGTGATTCtcaaaaggacaaagaaaacaagagccAAGAGGTTAAGGGGGCAGGTACATCGAACATCATCTTCTCAGTTCAACACAGAATGGCAATATGTTTTGAATGTCCTTACTCTATAACTGTAATACTATAAGAACTGCAAGACACAGCtactcttcctttctctcttttaaaacatATCTTCCTGCAagttccagaagaaaaaaacactggatGTATGTGGAAGAATGGAAGCTGTATTCCCAATAAGCAAAGATTAAGCACTAATGACACTATAAGAAACTCCTATGGAAATTCAAGACTATTTTTGTAGGAAAAGTACGTCAGAAAAACTTTCGAAGTGAAGAACAATTCAGAGACCATTTTAAAGACTAAGAAATTCAGACAATTGCATAATACAAAATGATTATGATACTTAACAGTAGAAATAGCAAATTTCAATTAAGTTGAATATGACAAGTTAAAAGTAATAAAACCCACTACCGCTATCAATAACAAAGCTCAGACTTGGGACAACACGTTGATGAATTCTTACCTTAGATGTTCATACTTCCATACACCTTCGTCCTGGCCTTCGGGAGGCTCAAGGATCTTATCGATGTTGGAACAGTCCGCCCTTATGTTTTGTTGGATGTACTAAGGTGGAGGGGGAGACACAAAAACTAGATCTTGTTGCAATTACAGTAAAACAAGATATTTAGGACATTATTATGCCTTCAAGAGATTTACTGTCCCAGAGATAAAGTCATTTTCCAGTTATTTAGGAAGTGATGGACAGGCTAAAAAGtggatttctctttttttacaGCCTGTAGTGAAATGCACCTGTGCGACTGGAAGGAGTTGGAGCCAGGAtgcaccccttcccagacctcatttaagggctggcagtggaagTGAGGGTATCCCTGCACACCTGAGGCCTTACAGAGgtaaacagattttctttgcttgtttctaAGTCTACGGCTGCTATATTTGgtgcttgttctcatttgctgcagtcTAGGGTTGTGCCACcctgctgttactgctgtactttccatcacatttcAGCATTACATAACCCCACCATTTTCCTGTATCTGATTTGTTTAAACCACACTTGAGAATTCCAGCCATTTCTCCACGTCCAATTGGTAGTTacttgttcttttaaaaatgaaattatgaaatTCCCTCTTTTGCAGACACACCGTAAGCAGGTAAATAACATGCCATGATGCCTTTACGTGTCATGATGCCTGTGCTTTGCTttagtttgcttgtttttaagcaaaaaaaatagGGAAGTTGAGAAACTGAGTTTACAAACAACGTTTCAGATGAGTACCTGCTGAACAGCTAATGTACTATCCATCTCCTCAAAGGACTCATCAGGCCAATTGTAGAAatcctgtttaaaaaaagaaattgaaccaatttaatgaaaagaaggggacaggaAGAAAGGCACAGTACATTTAAATGTGAAGGAACAAAGGTGCAGGCTTAGTACATAGAATGTCGGGAAACTGCATCTTAATAGAAGCAGCGTGCAAACTTGGTGTGAACAGGGTGATGCAGTGCTTGGGCTCCTAATGTGCCAGCATTAAAACATCTGTCTTTGACTTGATGTGTGCTAAATATCGCTTCTTCCACACATCTTGTTGCAGCTTTAGATTTTTAAATCAGTCACATGCAGCATCCATGTCACAAGCTGACTTGTAAGAATGGGAAAACAAGAGGTCTGTAGAGTTATCAAATTGGCACTAAGCTAAAAATCTGTGTTCTGTTATACACCACAGAAAGCACCTTGTGCAGGCTGACACCGTGCCATGGACACAACACCGTGCTGTGTTCCTCTGGCTcagtctgtgtgctgctgcacacagcaacAACCGCCTGAAGTCTCACAGCAGACCCAGCTGCACATCACTGTCCTGCAGCGAATGCAGTAACCCCAGAGATATAGGATTTCTAACTGCATTTTCTGAATCTCACACTCAGTGCAACATCTCCTGAGAGCTGGAAGCATCACATGTTGGCCTCCTGCTGCTGACCTCATGCCGCAGTGATTCAGGGAAGGCATCCTCCCTGTGATGCTCAGCAAGCTGCTCTGCAACAGCTGGAGTGAAAAGAGGGAGCAGCCAGTGCTTGGATGTTGGGTTGTTGTATTTGCACAATGTAGAGTTATACCACAGCATCATCTGTAATTAAATACAGTCACAAACTAAAGATGTACCTCCCAAATTCTTCAGCCCATGTGAGTTTTACTGTATGCTGAATGATTTCACTAAATGCAGTTCTGTATTTTCCAGGACACCCAGAAAACAAGTAGCAGAAGGCAGATGCTCCACGTCTTCTACGTGTTAAGCATACATAGaaggcagcactgcacagcactgcctaGCGATGCACCTCTGGATGTCCTGCCGAAGGCTAACGAGGGAAAGCGATGCGTCCTCGCACAGCACTGTGCCgttcactgctctgctgctggcctctccCGGCAACGGCAAAATGAAGGCGCCCCCCCCAAAGGCCTCATGGAGGGCTCGCCTCGGGAGTAATGAGGACCGCGGACGCCCAGGCAGGATGCGACCCTTCGAGGCGGCCTTGGAgacggcggcgcggcgcggtAAGTGAGCAGGAAGCGGCTGACAGCCGTGTTACGTAAGGGCTgcccgggccgggccgggccttCATCGGGCCGCGGTTGCGGCCTGGCGGTGCCGTTGCCGCAGTACGGTGTGCCCGGTGCGCACGGCGAAGCGGCCCCCGCGCGGGGGAGGCGCAAGGCGGCAGAAGCCCCGGTGCCGGCGGGTTACTCGGCGACGGAGCTCAGCGGACCGCGGCCTATAGCCGGCAGCCGCACGGACTatccccggccccgccgctccccgcggcCGCCTCAGCTCCCGGCAGGACGGGCCCCGGAACAAAGCGGTCCCGTGGAGCGCGGCCGGGCCGGTAACGGCGCCCGAAAGGACGGCCCGGCCCCGTGCCTCTGCGGCGGCACCACGCGCTCCCCGGTTCCGGCCGCGCGGCTACGGCGCCTCACCTGGGCCTTGGTGCCAGGCCTGTTCCGCCTCAGCACTGCCGTCCCCTCCGCCATGACCATAGTGACAGCGGCAGCAGGACCCGGATGTGGCGACGCCGGGCGGGGCGGAGGGCGAGGGGCCGGAGCGAGCGGGCGTTGGGCGGGGCGAAAAGTCTCGCGAGAGGCGCCGAGGAAGCGGCCTAGTGTGGGTGCGGGCCTGGCCGCATGTAGGCCGCGTGTGGTGGAAGCGGCTGTTCCATGGCCTGCACGCACGAGGTGCGCTGAAGGCCGAGGTGTTGTGAGCGCAGCGGGGGGGCTGCGGTGGGAATCTAAAGCACAGAACCGGGGCAGGTGTGATGGTTGCAGCTGTCCCTGACTTCTGATCCATGGACACGTTGCTTCTGAAACGCAGACAGGTCTGGCTGAGAGCAGGCAGTTCTCTGAGAAACACGTGCACCCCTCCCGATGGAAACTGGCTCCGTTTGGTGGGGAACAAATAAAGTTTAAAGGGTTCTTTCAATCTGATCCACAGTAATTCCACAGCCGGGTTTTTACCTGGTCCACGTTGCTTCATGAGCAAAAAAGGGGAATACTGAGCCAAGATCATCCTACCCCTGCTCTGTTAGGGCCTGGACGTGCCTCTCTAGGCCTTCTGCTTAGTGGGGTGCAAAAGCTTGACGCTGTTCTTACTGTGGCAGGTAACAGGCATGATGAGAAAAGCCTTCTGAAAGCAGGACTGCTGCTGCCATCGGAACTCCTTCtagaatgggaagaaaaggaagtaatCAACATAGATGGAGTCTGCCTTCATTCTTTGTGCTTCAGATAGCTGGAAAGAACTGGATCCTCCCCAAAGGACAGGTAGGGCTGTGcgtgacttcttttttttgcacGCATTAGGGCTTTGATGTTCTAGAAGTCAGTGGAACAAACAGGTCTACATTCTGACAGTGCAAGAATGAGCATTTGACTCTGATACTGACCTCCACTCATAACCCAGGGGATATAAAATTTGGTATGTAGCCATGGTCTTAAGAAACAGTGAGGACAAATGGATCACCTTGGCAGTGTAGTAGGTTACACTGTCCTTGCTGACAAGGACAGCTTACTGGTGCAGGAAAACGTTCAGTCTATTGACCATCCAACGCACAAGCACGTCCTCCATTTCATTAGGCTAAGGGATGCTTTGtctgtttgcttggttttttttcttaccccCATGAAACTTCTGAAGTAAATGTGGCATTTGTTTCGTATAAAGACTGGATAGGgctgagaaatgttttatttcactagCATGACAGCAAGGTGCTGAAAATCTCCTGGGGTTGGAAGCACGATTTGCAGTTTGGGCCTGGAGCAGAGAAGATCTATGTTGTGCACTTGGCAACATGGCAGTGCAGGTTCAGTGCAGTCCTGCTGGGTGAAGGCTAGGCTGGCAGGCAGCCTTGGCCAAGGGCTAAGCAGAATGGTACAGGCAGTAAAGGTGTATGTGTTCCCTCTGTTCCTCAGGGTTGCCTGGTCTCAGGTTACACCACAGTGGATTAGAGCAGCTTTTCAAGAACAAAAGTGAGAACCTCATGAGTGTAGCTCCTATAATGATCTCTAAAAGACAGTatttaaatgctgaaatgctAGGCTTAAACAATTACCTGTTAGGTATTTTTTCCTactgcacctttttttttctcctcaagaTGTCATCCAGTTTCCTAAGTTAATTAAGATGTGGATACATTAAATATCTTCCCCCTCTCGGTATGTGATTACAccagaatacctgctttatCACACAAGATAAAAGCATGCTCGCTGCAGGGGAAGATAATGCTTCTCACTGAGCTTGTGTTTCGTTGTGCAACAAAATTGTCCTTTACGATAACCACAGTACGATAACCTCGTTTCTGCCCTAATGTGTGCTGCTGTAACTACTGCAGTACCACTGCCACAGGGCAGATTTCAGGTCAGCTTGTTGTGCCAAAGGATTTCTCTATTATCCTGTTAGTGCCCACTCGTGTTTATTGGGAATTCATTACCACCACCTCAACAGAGCAGCTCTTGCATAGTTTCCCTACAGCTCCAAAGTAGGTAGTCACCAGCTATGGGAAATGGAAGACACTACAGCCAACTTCTAATGAAACTGTAGGGTGATATTTAACATTGTTGGAGAAGTGGCAACAGGTCACCCCCAGCAGAAAATACGTAGTTTAGAGTATGTGGGAGCTGAAGTTCCTCACTGTAGCTACTGAagctgataaatattttttattacgGTCTGTTGTGGTTATCTGCAGGCTTACAGTTTATCTAGCCATGTTGCTTTTATAACGGCTTTAATGCAATAAGAACTACTATTTCATTGCTATTGATTTTGGTAGCACTGATTGCTGCATGGATTTATTTCACGCAAGCCTGTATCAAAGCCTTTTAAGACAGCCTATACTCTCAGGCTGCATTACTAGGTCAACACATACCAACTGTGAAGGCATACCTAGGAACAGTATAAAGTGCTGACCTGTGCAGTCAAGTGCAAATAACCTTGAATCCATTCTCAAGGCGAAAGAGGGCAGTTAGAAAGATGCCAATGTGATTGCTTCAGCATGAGTTGAGTACATATCTTACTGTTTAAGAATGCTACATTAAAGATAAGTGAAGTATAATTTGTGAAACAGTGTCAGGTCTCTACTAAGTTGTCGGAGAGGAAGAGAGCTGGCAAGATaaagcaaatttatttattcattactGCATTAAGATTTGCATCAGCCCTGGTTCTGAAGGCTGCCACACATCGTGAAGTACCAAATGAGGAGTGAGCTAACTGCAGCTCCTTCTACCTATTGGACTTCTTGTGAacgtttttgttttccagaaaacacagcttgGGAATGCTACACAGGTATTCATTTTAGTAGCAGAAGTGCAGGTACTGTAAGAGGACAATTCTGTAAGCTTTCCCCATCAAAAGTAAGGATGTCCTGATAATTTCGAAGCCCCTTAGGCTTCCCTCTACTGCTTGCTTGTTTAAGGATGCTTAAACAGCAGGtttcaaaaagcaaatattttccattttgcaaATGTTCAAAGGAAGACTGGAATTCAAGGCCAGAGCCAGGCAGGGGAACTGAAGACTTCTACGTCTTCTTTGAATCTGCACTTTCACCTTCAATCGCCCCCTCTCGGTTTTTGTGATGTATTATTAAACTGGCAGCCATCCTTTTCCTACTACCATTTTCCAGCTGCCAAAGCTGATGGTTCAGATGCTTACCTTCCCTCTGGCTCCCACTGTTGCTTGCAGCACTTTCCCTTGAGCTCTTTCTGGAATCACGATGCGTCCTTTGGTTACAGTCTCTGCTGCACATCGTTCAACCAGAACATGATCAAACAGGGGAAGAAATTTCCTAAATGCTGTTCCTGCCTGTGAAGGGGCACAAAtgttgaaggaaaaatagatgAACAAAAGTGCAtctaaaaaaaaagacaacccaCAACTAAGTGGGTGCGAGAGAACAAGAGTTTAAGAAAAAAGTCGGGCACTTCTTATCCATCGAAGCAAAATAAGCCACCTTTGATTCCATCACAAATCGATggagacaaaagcaaagctgtgctaCAACTGCTTCAAGCTCCTCAGAAGCAGCTCGCTCCCAAGTGGCCTTCGTGGGCTCACGCTGGGCTCTCTGTGCCCTTGAGGCAAAGCTCCTCGCTCCAGCTGAGAACAAGCCACCAGCAGATGGAGCAGGAGCCCCACGAGGCTGCAAGTTCTGCAGGCATTTAATCCTAAACGGTTACTTAGTACTGCTCACTGAGAACAGCTTGTTGATCATAAAGAATTGTACTTTTACATTCACAGACAGAACTTAATCAAGATTGAGGACAGCTGCGTTTTCATTCACCGTAGCAGAGTACTTTATAGTAACAAACTGTCAGTCTAGGCCTGTAGCTCATGTCTTTTTCAGGCAATTTCAAGACATGGCATCTCACATGATGTAACGGAGGTTCTCAAGTCTGAAGTCCAAATGAAGACTGCTGTTAATTGGAATGGAAGCAGCACTCCAGCTCCCACACGGGAGACGAAGGCAAGCACAGAACTTCACCAAGCAGGGGCAGGAAAAGGAATTTGCTCCGGTTTAGGAGGAAAGATAAGGAGCCTTGCCAAGTCACATGGAGACAGTGTCATGCAAGGCAGGTACCCTGGGCTCACTGCAACAGCTAGAAGCAGCTTGGCATCTGTGCACCCTCCACTGACACTGATCAACACGCATGCTTTAAAACTAGGGGGAAACAAAGTGGTAGGCAACGTGTGAGCACAAAATGAGCGTGTGAAAGATGCATCCCCCAGGAGAACTGTTATTACAAGAATGATTAAAAAGACATGGAAACGACTGTGAATCGTGATGATGTTCATTCTAAGAAGATACCAGTGCtgatctctttctcttttcattccttgaAATGGAAAGTTCTGTTTAACTGCAATCAGTTAAGCAAACTTCAGAATGCAGGCACTTTGTGCCTAAGCTCCTGGGAACACTGTCTCCTTCTGCCTGCTCGGTGGTtggcagcactgcacacagcagggggttgaaactagatgatcatcacggtccttttcaaccctggCCATTTTACAATTCCTAATTTTATAAGGATCAGAACAATGAAATATTGGTGCAGGTACAAGGACAGCTCTGCCCTTACACAGCGCTCCTGCAGAGAAGGCCTGGATGGAAGCAGCTTACAGAGCCAAGCACAACACGAGGAGCTCCGTTTTCCCTCCCATGCTCTGCAGACACAACAAAGTCCCTGCTTGAACTGACTGCTGTGGGACACTGTGGGCAGGGCACAGGATGGGGCCAAAGCTGCAGAACCCAATGCAGCCCCCCCAAGGACTCAGTGACCTTGCAGCTCACCGGGCCGCCCCAAGTTTCAAGCCAGTTCCAAGCCGGGCTAACTGAGCACCCACTTGGCAATAAGGCAGGACACTGACAAAGGGATCACCTGCTCTGTCCCTGCCTGCCTCCATCCCCCCGTGGCCTGGTGCAGTATGGATTGACGTTATGGATTAATGTCATCTGTAAACAACATTTCCTTGAAATTGCAGGGTACTTATGTAGAAATCTGGGTAAGGATGGATTATTTCCAATTCTGATGATGATGGTATGGCATAGTAAAGCAAACCAGGGCTTGTGGAGCTTATTTGTTACCATCAGCTTCTTTTGTAAGAAATGAGAGCTGAAGCATGGGGAAAACAGAGAGATTTTGGTCTGCTCTTGATGCCCAGTATGGGACAGAAGGTCCTGCCTTAAGCATTACAAAGATGCTATTGTATGTTCTCGCTGGAAGGTGGCAGTGAAGGAAGAACAATTAGGGCAACAGCATTATTTTTGTTAGAGGTCATCTGGTAACTTGAAGGTATGAGATGTGCAGCTTCACTACGTTTACTCCAGTTAGTTGATTCATGAGTAAATTGGTTTCTAAAACAATCCAAAAACCAAACTGTGGATTTTGAGTATTTGCTGAGGGATGAGATCAGTGAATGTTTGATTTGCTTAGTTTAGTAGCCAGGGGAACAACCAGGTCTAATAGTTGGAAGTGGTCTATAGAGATCACATGTGATGAGTTTTTTCCTTTAGGCAGTGAATGAGGACTTTTGTGGTGGTAGACCTGCTGGAGCATGTTGTGCAGTTGATGTGCTGTGGCATAACAGCATAGCTGGACTTAGTGTGGAAAATGGTCTGTGCCAGAAGCAGGGTCTTGACTGTGTAAGTTCAGTTACATCCAGAGCTTATTCCTCCTTGATGTTAAAGCAGATCATCATAGTTGTTCTTTCTGTCACACAAGCAgtgatttgtgtgtgtggacTGGTGGTGTTATCAGCAGCTGGCATTCCTGGAAAGAGAaggtgttattttttcccctttctggaCAGCTTGTCTGACAGATCATGGTATATTACTGTAATCCAGAGGATGGCCACAAGGaggatcagagggctggagcacttctcctacaAATACaatctgagagagctgggcttgctcagctttgggaagagaaagctccagggagacctcattgtggccttccagtacttaaaagaaGCTTACAGGCAGGAGGGGTaacaactttttacacagcctggtaatgataggacaaggtggaacggctttaaactaagagaggGAGAAATTAAGTTGATGCTAGAGGGAAACTTCTTACTGAGAGCATGGTGAGGCTATTGCACAAGCTGCCTAGAAAAattgtgggtgccccatccctgaagtcatttgcagccaggctgggtgAGGTGCTGGGCTGCTAGCCTGATCTAGtacctgatttagtggttggcaaccctgctcatTGCGGGAGGCTGGAACTGGATAATCTTTGGAGTCCTTAACAGCTTGAGCCAAGTATTAGTACCACAGGAGACCCTTTTCTAATCTTGTTTGTTCTTGAATGTGTAGACATGGATATTGAGGATATGCAAAAAAGATGCAGGTGGGAGTTGTAAGCAGGCAAGATTTTTTCTGGAGTAGCTTCAAATGTGAAAGAGGCAAGATTGGCAAGATGAGAATCAGAAGGAATTTCATGGAGTGTTCATTTTTTTATCCCATTTGGATGCTGCTAAAGGAGAAAGTCGTGGtacctgaaagaaaaacattcttcacTGTGCTAATGGGTAGGGAAGGAGTGAACCTATAGTTCAGAGTTCTTCCTGCTCCTTCAACCTGATGGAAGAACAGACACTCAGATGTTATTCTGTCCAGGCAAGAAATCAGTTCTACACCAGTTGGATGGTGCAGTATTTACTGACTTGCTCTTTTTCTTGTGAGAGATTTTATGGGCAGCCAGATCTCTTAATCCTTGCTCGTTCTGCAGCACAAGAGATCTTATCCAAAGATATCGTATCCAAAGCAGTGTGGCCAGTAGGGCAAGGGAGTGGCTCTgcccttctgtgctgctgcgagacctcacctggagcactgcgtCCAGATAGAGAGTCCttagtacaggagagatgtggaccaACTGggatgtgtccagagaagggatGCTGATGAACGTGAGGGCAAAAGGTCAGTGCGTTGGGGCAAACAGCCACACAAcaaagggccacaaaaatgttttgtgagATGGAACACCtttcctacaaggacaggctgagagagctgtgtctgttcagcatagagaagagaaagttctGGTGGGACCTGATAGTGGCCTGTCCGTATCTAAAAGGGGGGGGCAAATTAGGGATTTCATTTCCAGACATGCTATGAAATGCAAGTTTTCGTTTCTTCTCTGCTAGCAGATGCTGGAAACTTTCTGCAGTGACAGCAAGAGGCCGGTAGGATATTTCAACTGAGCTAATGtctgagggaagaagggaagtaTCTTCTTTTGCTGTCTTAGAtacatgtttgttttaaatcttttgGTCCCAGCCAAAGGTTAAAAAAGAACAGTGTGTTTCTGTAGTTTCCTAGGACTGTCTAGCCTCGGGGGCAAGaggtttctctttaaaaatcatttcctcttcagtttATCTCCTAGGAGTTTCATCCAGTTCTCACTGTAGTCAATTACAGGTTTTTCTGCTGACTTAGTCCAAGTTGTCTTGGATCAAGAATTGTAATTTTAACAATGTGGAGGAGTTTAATAGAATGGACTAATTTCTGCTTCAAAATGAGCCACGTGTGCTCTGATGTGGCatgtaaaatgaattttttcttccagctgctgtgagCGTGAGTCCTAATATTGACTTAGAAGCTGTAAATgccactttctttttcattagaaGTAATAGATAATCAATGTTGATGCTTGTTGTGGCCTACTGGAAAAGTAGGAAAAGCcctgttttgtggttttttttcacagaagtgTTTAAATCTTTACTgcaatgcttttcttttaaagcagcttaactgctttgttttagCAACTTCTCTATAGGAATGGCCCATTTCAGGATGGGTTGGATGATCCCACTTGAGTTGTTGCTCCACAGCTGACAAGCTAGGAAGGATATGGGAGTCTTTTCATCTGACAAAATGTTTTCACCCTTCAGCAAAGCCTAACCCTAAGCACAGTCATGGTGGGAGAGCATTGCGTTCAGCAAGGGGACCTTTTAAAAAAGACAAGCCCAATAAGGAAGGGGTGCTTTTAAGCTGTGGCTCCTGTGGTGTCCCAGTGCATGTCCTGGGAAGCAATGCTTGTACAGAAGGGGTGGGTTTTCCCTCATCCCCAAGTGACCTCAAGCTCTTCTTGGGAAAAAAGTGACAATAGCACCAGTCCCAGCctgtgtaaaagaaaaacatgattgTATGTATAGTGAGATCTTTAGGAAGTGAGGCAGAGCATATGGGAATCCATGAAAGCTGGGGAAAGTACGTTAAAGTGATTAGTCTTGTTACCCGGCTCCTTCCAGCATCTTTGCAAATACTGACTGTGAGTCATTCTAAAGCCTTGTCATTTTTCCTGTGGTTAAGAGTTCCCAGACTTTTGTAAGATGTGTCCCATTAGAAGCATGGATCTTCTCCAGCTTCTGTTACAGTGATCTATGCTATTATAAACAAAAGTCAAGAAACCTTTTTACGAAATACACGTATAAATGTAGCACTGACACAGCCAAGGTAGATGTCAGGGGCAGCGTCCTGATTCATGCATGgatataaaacaaatgtttgcttATGCTACGATATCTGATATAGGTGTGCTTTTTTTGTGCCCTGGTGTAGCACAAACTGAATACTGTTTTTCCTAGGCTCAGTGTGGAGCCAGATGTTCACTCCCTAGCACCCTCCACAATCTTCCTTTGCTTAGTCAAGGATGTCAAGGTTCATTATTCCCCAGATTATTTCCCTATTCTTTAGGGAGCAGGCACAGTGAATCTTAGCAGGGTGAATATATCTGTAAActttgtccaaaaaaaaaatagctttttcttaACAGTAATTTGAAGCAAAATAAGTCAATCACAAAATGGGACGATATTATAATTTCTGCTTGGAAGGTCTGTTGTGGCGTTCTAGGCAGCACATCTGGCTGTGGCAAGAGAGCTGAGTTAAGGAACTGTGAAGGCTCTGTTTGGAAGATGCTAAGTGACTGCTGTTTCATATGCTTCAGGCAGAGTAAAAGGGGAAGGGACATACATAATCTTTGATTTGTAttgtttctcagttttgttAGAGAAGGTGTTGctgttcttcttcctttttgtctctAAACTTAAATCCTGCTACACGTGTGAAATTCCCAGATATGGAACCAAAAATGCTCTTAACGTGGAATAGAACTTCAGAAACATTGGCATATCCAGCATCAGATCAATTTAATGGCATGCCACAGGACAACTTTCTTCCCTGTTGCATCATATCCAAGGCAGTGGCAAATTGGGTTTTTTTCCAGTAAGGGCAGCGGTCATGCAGTTGAAGGagtgaattaaaagaaaaaactccCAACTCCAAAGAA
Encoded proteins:
- the MOB4 gene encoding MOB-like protein phocein, with amino-acid sequence MVMAEGTAVLRRNRPGTKAQDFYNWPDESFEEMDSTLAVQQYIQQNIRADCSNIDKILEPPEGQDEGVWKYEHLRQFCLELNGLAVKLQSECHPDTCTQMTATEQWIFLCAAHKTPKECPAIDYTRHTLDGAACLLNSNKYFPSRVSIKESSVAKLGSVCRRIYRIFSHAYFHHRQIFDEYENETFLCHRFTKFVMKYNLMSKDNLIVPILEEEVQNSVSGESEA